One genomic region from Neoarius graeffei isolate fNeoGra1 chromosome 4, fNeoGra1.pri, whole genome shotgun sequence encodes:
- the pars2 gene encoding probable proline--tRNA ligase, mitochondrial gives MEALTHLCCRKACALLPRSLSQACRRSHHCHPQTSQCSVRVSSKPVTPTPLVSRLFQPSNLREGQDMGDMTCRSQRLMLQAGLIHSTNPGCFYYLPSALRSMEKLVRLIDEEMQAIGGQKVDMPALCGAELWKRSGRWELMGKEMFRLRDRHNAEYCLGPTHEEAVTELLASQSTLSYKQLPLLLYQVTRKFRDEQKPKFGLLRGREFYMKDMYSFDISEEAALHTYHSVCHAYSRLFDRLGLRWVQVQAATGNIGGTLSHEFHLPADIGEDHLLMCGNCGFSANVETVEPGQTDCPQCHATHLTESKGIELGHTFYLGTKYSKVFHATFVNAQNKPSVTEMGCFGLGVNRILAASIEVLSSEESIRWPGLLAPYQVCILPPKKGSKAAEAIHLAEELAQSLGNNLPNLKGEVVLDDRTQLTIGKRLKDANILGYPYVVVVGNKAMEEQPVFELVCQHSGETRFLSKDALMHFLTGVETI, from the exons ATGGAGGCGTTGACGCACCTTTGTTGCCGCAAAGCATGTGCCCTACTACCCAGATCACTGAGCCAAGCATGTAGAAGGAGTCACCACTGCCATCCACAAACATCACAGTGCTCAGTTCGTGTTTCCTCCAAACCAGTGACTCCGACACCTCTGGTATCACGGCTCTTTCAGCCTTCAAACCTCCGTGAAGGCCAGGATATGGGCGACATGACTTGCCGCAGCCAGAGGTTAATGCTGCAGGCTGGTCTCATTCACAGCACCAACCCAGGCTGCTTCTACTACCTTCCTTCTGCCCTGCGCTCCATGGAGAAGCTCGTGAGGCTCATTGATGAGGAAATGCAGGCTATCGGTGGGCAGAAAGTGGACATGCCAGCTCTGTGCGGAGCGGAGCTCTGGAAACGGAGTGGGCGTTGGGAGCTCATGGGGAAGGAGATGTTCAGGCTGCGTGATCGACACAATGCGGAGTACTGTCTCGGCCCAACCCACGAGGAGGCAGTCACAGAACTGCTGGCATCTCAGAGCACGTTGTCTTATAAACAGCTTCCGCTGCTGCTTTACCAG GTCACCCGAAAATTCCGTGATGAGCAGAAGCCGAAGTTTGGATTGCTCCGAGGCCGAGAGTTCTACATGAAAGACATGTACTCGTTTGACATCAGTGAGGAAGCTGCCCTCCATACCTACCACTCTGTGTGCCATGCCTACTCACGCCTGTTTGACCGTCTTGGTCTGAGGTGGGTACAGGTGCAGGCTGCTACTGGCAATATCGGAGGAACACTCTCGCACGAGTTTCATCTGCCAGCTGATATAGGGGAAGACCATCTGCTGATGTGTGGGAATTGCGGCTTCTCTGCTAACGTTGAAACCGTGGAACCGGGTCAAACTGACTGCCCTCAGTGCCATGCGACTCATCTGACTGAATCAAAAGGCATTGAACTGGGACATACCTTCTATCTTGGAACGAAATATTCCAAGGTGTTTCATGCTACATTTGTTAACGCTCAGAACAAGCCTTCAGTGACGGAGATGGGCTGTTTTGGCCTCGGTGTGAATCGCATCCTTGCTGCATCCATTGAGGTGCTCTCCTCTGAGGAGTCCATTCGCTGGCCTGGGCTACTCGCGCCTTATCAAGTGTGCATCCTGCCCCCCAAAAAGGGCAGCAAAGCCGCTGAAGCCATCCACTTGGCAGAAGAACTCGCCCAAAGCTTAGGAAACAATTTACCAAATTTAAAAGGAGAGGTGGTTCTGGATGACAGAACGCAGTTGACCATTGGGAAGCGGTTAAAAGATGCTAACATTCTGGGTTACCCGTATGTGGTGGTGGTTGGGAATAAGGCCATGGAGGAGCAGCCTGTGTTTGAGTTGGTGTGTCAGCATAGTGGGGAGACCAGGTTCCTCAGTAAAGATGCTTTGATGCACTTTTTGACTGGCGTCGAGACAATCTAA